ATAGGCCTATGCTGATTATTCAAGATGAACATATCCACATCTTCATTATTATCACCCAACCCAAAATTCTTGCCCAAAGCAACTCTAGCCCGCAGGGTTTGATGATGCCTCGATCATCCTACCAGCTACTTTCACTTCTCTAAAATAATGCTATGCCCCCTGACCCTGCAAGAGGCCTGCATTGTCTCACTCATGACAGTAGTCATGTTCACACAGCATGTCTAACCATCGATGCTTATTAAAAGTTTCCGATACCCCCGCCCTTGCCCTGAATAGGAGTATTAATGGACACAAACTGTTGACGCTTGGAGCTTTGAAGTTCAAAGTAACGTCTGATCATCATCATCGAGCGTGTGAACGCCGTCGGACTAATGTTTATGTtgataaaataaaatgacattgaacatgtaggcctaaaagatGTTAAACAATAAGGAATAACTTTTAAGAGAGCAAAATggtttattgaaaaataattttattcaatCCTAATTATGTCCAAGCAGAAGTTTAAGCTTGGACTCCGGAATcctatttattttgaaaacttacaaAAATAGGCCTTTCTCAACATCCATCTAAGTTACTCAGACTTGATATCATGTTACCGTTTGCGTCATCTGATTGATAAAAATGCAGTCTTGAAATGGTCAGCATCATGCCCTTAAGATTTCTTAGAACGAATTGAATAAACCGAAAACTCCACCAATCAAGTCTAGGAGCTTGCATTAACTGCGTTCCACGCTTTAAaagatttaataattatttaatagttAGTAATAATCttacaatataatatttttttgcaaGCGAAGTCGCATTGGAAAAAAAACCACGTTAATTTTCTGGCAAAACTTTATAGGCATCGGTAGGCTACTTATAAAGagcagataggcctataatgtacaTCTAACAATATTTATCTTAACAATCAAAATCTTTCATGCTTCTCGCTGAAAGTGGTTTTAGAAATTACTGAAGACCTATAAtaatttaattaggcctataatagcgtcttatttattattaatattatttgtgtTTTTCAAACTTCCAGGGAAGAGGTAAACCCGAGAGGAAACGACAATCGACAACTCTCTATAGTTTTGGTCTTGTTGACCTGAAGAAAGCCAGACTCGATACCAATGAGCCTGAAAATGAAGGTATAAAACATGCATGAATTCTAAATTTGTATTTAGTCTAAAAATCCTCACAGTGTGTATAATAAGAAATCTATTGTGGAGACAACAgtgcagtggtagagacattaaTGATCATTTTTACACGACCTGCGAAAATATGAATACAGTTGTTCATTTCATTGAATGAAAATGCAATTAACATATAAAGTGGCATACATATTATATCAGTAATGCAAACTAAAAGTGTATTCTCTTCTCTCTGCTATAATGTTTGAAAGACATtaagaaaatgtgaaaatatataaTCTGTCCACTGTCCAGACTCCGGATGATCTATTCCGTATTGAAAATTTAACATTTGTAAGTGACTTTCTGATACATTGTACATCCAAGTATGTCTCAGTTGATCATGTTTACGAAAGTTGTTTTCAAGGTATGCGTTTTCCATATTTTTAGCAGTATTTACTTATATATTCATGAACTGATGAAAGACGGATTTGCACGAGTCAAGTTGACTCGTGTTTAATTTCTTTGGTGATAATGCGTATAGGTACTAAAACATGAATatctttttcaatatgtttacaGATCGTGCAGATGAAGCTGTGCATGCTGAAGATAATGACCTACAAGAGGCTATACGTGCTTCCCGGCGAATGGAAACAAGAAGACGGACTACAAACAAGGCCTATATGCAGCGCCTGAAAGACAACCTGAAGATTTTGCAGTTCAAGATAAGGAAAGACGTTGTCGGTGATGGCAACTGCTTTTTTTATTGTATCGTGGATCAGATGGAGCGACTTGGGTTAGACAATATTCCAACTGCAGCCCAGTTGCGAGAGGATGTGGTACGATTCATGAGGAATCTAGTAAGTGTAATGATGAGAATAAGATTGGTCGAATGGTTGTCAAGTCCTATAgtaattaaatatatatatatcaagaGCATCTTATGACTATTATTGTAATTATGCGTAACTGAAAATGAATATCTAATCATAATAGAACTACAGTGCAATACCCTGATTCTTCAGTGTCAACAATTATATAATATACATGATAAGAATAATATGACTTAACTTTGCACTCCAGTTTTCCATATAGGCTATCCTGCGACTATAATTCTATAAATATTATCACCAATACTCTTTCAGCAAAATACTGACGATCCATTAGCAACACATTTGGATGATCAATATTTGACAAACACGGCCAAAAACGGGACATTTGCTGATCACTTGGAGCTTTCTGCCGTATCGAGGATGTTACAGCGAAAGTTATGGGTCGTCACAAGTCAGGAGCAGCCAAGTTCGGAAGTGGAAGTCTGGTGACCAAAGTGGAAGAAGGCGGATCATCCTGGAGAGCCATTCCTTTTGGGGAATATAGGAAACTACCATTATATCAGCTTAGGTATATTGTTTATTTTTGCTTTGCTCCTCTGATTATAAGTAGTTGAATTTGTATTTTCCTCTTTGCTAAACCATACAGCCACTCTTTTAAAAGAAAAATTTTTATATATTAACAGTAGACTACTTTATGTACAATATGATATACCATAGAATGAGAAGAATGGTATCTGGTATACAATTGCAGGTACTTCATGACAAGCGGATCTTCACACCTAATAAGCGTGCATGAAGATCCAGGAAATGAAGGTAGCATTGCATAATACACAATTAATGGGTCTGTCAAAAACGTATTATCCGCGCTGCACGTATAGGTTCATAACAAGTCATTCTCAATATTCATACATCCATACCCGTTCCATATTAGTGATAATGACAGAAATAATGATACTTTTGTATATGTTGCTTGTTTTCTTATGTTCTCAGAGCCTATCTCATCAGTGGTCTCACCATCAGCGCCGCTATCCCCGTCGTCAGTGGCCTCACCATCAGCTCCGCTACCCCGTTGTCAGTGGCCTCACCATCAGCTCCACTACCCCCGTCGTCAGTGGCCTCACCATCAGCTCCGCTACCCCCGTCGTCAGTGGCCTCACCATCAGCTCCGCTACCCCGTCGTCAGTGGCCTCACCATCAGCTCCGCTACCCCGTCGTCAGTGGCCTCATCATCAGCACCGCTATCCCGTCGTCAGTGGCCTCACCATCAGCGCCGCTATCCCGTCGTCAGTGGCCTCACCATCAGCGCCGCTATCCCCGTCGTCAGTGGCCTCACCATCAGCGCCGCTATCCCCGTCGTCAGTGGCCTCATCATCAGCTCCGCTACCCCCGTTGTCAGTGGCCTCACCATCAGCTCCACTACCCCCGTCGTCAGTGGCCTCACCATCAGCTCCGCTACCCCCGTCGTCAGTGGCCTCACCATCAGCTCCGCTACCCCGTCGTCAGTGGCCTCATCATCAGCACCGCTATCCCGTCGTCAGTGGCCTCACCATCAGAACCGCTATCCCGTCGTCAGTAACCTCACCATTAGCGCCGCTATCCCGTCGTCAGTGGCCTCACCATCAGCGCCGCTATCCCCGTCAGTAACCTCACCATCAGCGCCGCTATCCCGTCGTCAGTGGCCTCACCATCAGCTCCGCCAAATGCATCCGTATCGTCACTGTCCTCACCATCAACTGAAGCATCCTCGTTTGAGAACCCACGAAATGATATCGGTTTGTTCAGCGGCGAACGTTCCACACAGGTAAGTTTataatgtttttttatatttttcaagaaGGCTAAACGCCTATATAATTTAGAATAGGATGCAGAGTTTTTTGTTCGTGACATGaacataaatatatataattcttgaaacacaaaaataaaccaaattaaCGTAACGATCGGAAACGATTAGTAAAAAGTGCCCTTTGGTTTATAAATAACGACCAAATCTAAAGTGCTGTTGAAGGTACACTTAACTCCAAAAACGCAAAATAGCAAATATAATGGCAACTGCAACCAATACGGCCTACATAATCGCAAATTGGCAAAACCATAACGGTTTTAACATTACTTGCAACCTGTCTCTGTTTGTAGAATGTAGTAATCATTACAGGTTGCAGCTCCAACGCATTATATTATCGATCTGAATGGGCACATTTATGTCTTACTATCGGCATACGGTAAACATAATGGGCGTGTCCGTAAAATGCAAGTGTTGATGGAGCGCACCATCTtaatcttttaacatgtttaaggttaAGATATTCAAAAATCTTTTCTAATTCTACTTATTTCACCTTTTTGTATGCTATTTTGTACATTGCAGCTTGACAGGAACAACCGAGTGCGACTCCTTCGTCATACCTGGGTACCAGACCAAAACCATCCCTTTCCAGTTGAGAAACGTAACCTCAAGTTCCAGTATCAGTGGCTTCAACGTTGGAATTGGCTGGCTTACAGTGAATCAAAGAGAGGTGCATTTTGTAAGTACTGTGTTTTGTTTGCACCAGAGAATGCTGGCGGTCAACGTCTCGGAAAACTGGTGAAGGATCCCTACACCAACTGGAACAAAGCCGTTGAAAATTTCAGAGCTCACGAAAACCATGCCTATCATAAGGGATGCATGGCGAGTGGCGACGCCTATTAAAAATAGCTGATGCGCAGGAAGCGTCGATCCACTACCAAGTAGACAGGGCTGCAGAGAAGAGGGTAGAAGAAAATCGCAAAAGAGTTCGGCCGATAATTGACACGGTTATTTTATTAGGAAGGCAGGGGTTAGCCCTTAGAGGACACAGAGATTCTGGTTCACTTGATACCGGGTTAGAAGAACAACTGGCGAATGAAGGAAATTTTAGAGCCCTTCTTCGATATCGTGTTCAAGCAGGTGACCAGGATTTGAAGGACCACCTTGAAAATTGTAAGAAAAATGCCTCCTATATCAGCCCAAGAATTCAAAATGAGATTGTCAATTGTTGCAACACGTACATCAGGGATGAACTGGTAAAGCGTATAAATGCCTCCAAGTGTTTCTCCATATTGGCAGGCGAAACCACGGATATATCTACCGTCGAACAGTTTTCGCTGCGCGCCGCGATCGTCGATGAGCAGCTCAACATTCGTGAAGACTTTCTGCAGTTTGTCCCTGTATATGATCTGACAGGAAGAAATCTTGCTGATGTCATCAAGGCCAGTCTAAATGAGTATGGGGTTGATCTCCAATATCTTCGTGGACAGGGTTACGACGGAGCAGCAGCAATGAGCGGCCGTTTTAACGGTGTACAAAGTCACATTTCAGAGGAGTTTCCAAATGCTCCCTATGTACACTGTGCGGCACACAGCTTAAATCTGGCAGTATCAGATGCTTGTAATGAGCGTCCGATTAAAAACTGTCTCGGCACCATATCCAGCGTGTATAACTTTTAAACACGGCAAAAGCGCCAAGCTGTTCTTCAAGAACATGTAGCGAAAATGAAAGCACCGACAGAACGCATACAGAGATTGAAACAATTGTGCCCTACCAGATGGGTAGAGAGACACAAATCTGTTATAATATTTTTAGAATTGCTTCACCCAGTCATTGACACATTGGAGACTATTGAAGAGTGGCAAGACAGAACCTCCGCTACTAACGCATCCCAGCTTCTCTGTGCGATACGACATCCAGAATTCATCATCTCCCTCCACGTTTTGGCCAAAGTATTCTCCAAGAGCCTACCTCTTTGCAGAAGTCTTCAGAAAGAAGCTACTGATCTGGCAGAAGCCATGAGATCTGCAACGGAACTGGAGGAAGCGCTGAGAGAGATGAGAAGCAATGCAGAAGCATACTTCCATAACATCTATGTACAAGCTAGCAATACTTGCGATGCAATTGGTGTGACAGTCAGCCTTCCCCGCCTTGTCGAAAGACAAACCCAGCGCTACAACGTTAATGCTAGTTCACCAGAACACTACTTCCGCATTTCCATATTCGTACCGTTTGTGGACCATTTCTTAAGTGAGCTGGATTCCAGACTATTAAGCCACAAGACTCTCCTCGCAAGCTTCATGTGTCTGCTTCCATCTGAAGATTCCTTCAAGGATTCTGTGATTCCTACCTGTGAACAGTTGACTCAGTTGCACACTCTTGTGGATAAGTATGCATCTGATGTCGAATGTGACCATCTTACTGCGGAAGGAGAATTGGAGATGTATTATCGTCGGGTTTCAGGTATGGCGATTAAACCAACCAACGCACAGGGTGCACTCTCGTCTTGCAACTCAACAGAGTTCCCCAATCTCAGTAAACTTGTCAAGATTTTTGCAACCCTTCCAGTGTCTACAAGCTCAAATGAAAGGTATGATTTAAATatcttaataattattttaaattttgtctTTGTATGTATGTCTGTGTCCAACCAGATCTATACAACTTTAATATTATCTTTATGAGTTCAACCATGTTTGGTAAGCTAATAAACCACTAAAAATGCTAATTATCTTGTTCTAGTCTGAATTCGAAAACAAAGAATCTGGGCCCATaaattgttcgcaataaaaaGTCGaatacaaaacatttgaaaaatggcCCATAATTTAAAGCTTGTGTGTTCGCAACTCAGATCAAAACAGATTGAAAAGAGAGATGTCGATGATCGACGTGCTCAATATCCTTCATAGTATCAGCGCAATACATTgcatttcaaagtttcatactcAGTGATAATGTATTCTGATTTCTGATTGCAATGCCacaataaatttataaatttgcagtaaaatatgAATGTATGATTTTATGTATCTTTATTAAAGTTCATACatattcttttctttcttttttttttttgcagatcgTTTTCAACTTTGAGAAGGTTGAAAACATACCTGAGGAACACGATGGGACAGGATCGGCTGAAGCGGGTTGGCAATGCTGAATATTCACCATGAGATAAAGCGTCAATACGGACCAAATTCTGAATCTTCTTGCCGAAGAAGCACCTAGGCGGTTAAATTTTCGTCTTTCATAGataaagcagccaatcagaaaagcgttTTGAAAAGTTCGCGGGTGCAATGATTGTGTTTAATGTTGATTATTATGAATTCTTGGCCTTTTTAGATGGATTTAAAAAAGCTTGGATTTTTGACAGCTTTGCGCCTGACTGTGACTCTGGTAACGTAAACCACTGATGGCTGCTCAAAACGTAGGCCTACCCACGCGTCGGCCATAATCATGTAGAAATACACTGAAAGGTGAACTTATCTTGCGGCGCCGCATTTGGTGTCGCGTTttcatagtaggcctactctcAAAGAACTTGAAACACGCATCATGCGGGGTGCTTTTGAGTCATGTTGTATAAATTCAGCATAAGTTTGCTCTCAACGTAGCTAAAAAATTGCGGAGATAACCTGAATGTCCACATATTTTACATATTAATGTCCAATCAGATATATCTGGGTGCGATTCTTTTTATGCGTGTCAACAATTTGTATCATGTGTCGCGCGTAAAATTAAACACAAACTGTTGTTCTGATCCATCTTTTTATTTATTCCTAGCTCAAAACAAGTGGATATATTTACTCTGTATTTTTTATGCTAACTACGCTTACAAAACTGTATCTCTTACACCGCATTGCGCCATGTTATATTGTGTATTTTGCAGAAATATTATCAGGTG
The Amphiura filiformis chromosome 3, Afil_fr2py, whole genome shotgun sequence DNA segment above includes these coding regions:
- the LOC140147794 gene encoding LOW QUALITY PROTEIN: 52 kDa repressor of the inhibitor of the protein kinase-like (The sequence of the model RefSeq protein was modified relative to this genomic sequence to represent the inferred CDS: deleted 2 bases in 2 codons; substituted 1 base at 1 genomic stop codon) produces the protein MHGEWRRLLKIADAQEASIHYQVDRAAEKRVEENRKRVRPIIDTVILLGRQGLALRGHRDSGSLDTGLEEQLANEGNFRALLRYRVQAGDQDLKDHLENCKKNASYISPRIQNEIVNCCNTYIRDELVKRINASKCFSILAGETTDISTVEQFSLRAAIVDEQLNIREDFLQFVPVYDLTGRNLADVIKASLNEYGVDLQYLRGQGYDGAAAMSGRFNGVQSHISEEFPNAPYVHCAAHSLNLAVSDACNERPIKNCLGTISSVYNFXTRQKRQAVLQEHVAKMKAPTERIQRLKQLCPTRWVERHKSVIIFLELLHPVIDTLETIEEWQDRTSATNASQLLCAIRHPEFIISLHVLAKVFSKSLPLCRSLQKEATDLAEAMRSATELEEALREMRSNAEAYFHNIYVQASNTCDAIGVTVSLPRLVERQTQRYNVNASSPEHYFRISIFVPFVDHFLSELDSRLLSHKTLLASFMCLLPSEDSFKDSVIPTCEQLTQLHTLVDKYASDVECDHLTAEGELEMYYRRVSGMAIKPTNAQGALSSCNSTEFPNLSKLVKIFATLPVSTSSNERSFSTLRRLKTYLRNTMGQDRLSGLAMLNIHHEISVNTDQILNLLAEEAPRRLNFRLS